tcttcagggagaagtgATGAAGTGATTACAGAGGACTGTTATCACTTCTCCCTTGAGACACAGACACTGTATTTTAAATAGTGCCACTGGACTACTCTGGGTGGTGCAACATGTTTTTACCTCGGGTTGCACTTTGAACAAGTAGGTAAAAATCCTTTACATTCAGTCCAAAAGCAAACACCATATACTGACCAATGTATCTGGCATGGTTTCGCCTTGCACATTAAGACGGCTACATCAGTAATGGACAAGTGTATTGACTACAGCAGATGATCCCATTGCCAATCAACTTACATCCCACTAACACCTCGTTGCCAGGGGCAACCATTCATGAAAGTGTCCTGTTAATTATCGATATCAGTGTTCTTGAAAAGTGTCCTGATATCAGATACAAGGAtacttttgaaaatcttcaataagccatatcgtgacctCATCACGATATTGATACAActgttctattttcacattgccaaatgtacctgtacaaaCTGAATTGGAAACATCTTGAATCAGTCAACGACCATAACGACCAACAAAAAGTCAAGacgatttttttatttattcagtGCTATTTAGAATACGATTTCAAGGGATGTCCCGTCTGGTTTTTCACATTtgataacatttttttaatCTGTCTTCTGGTTGCCGTGGTTGGCATCAGCATCGTCGACAGGGACATCAGCTTGTTTTTCTTCTGGCTTCTTAGGTGGAGTTGGTTGGAGTTGGTCAGGTATTTCCTTGTTGATTTCCTCAGAGCCGCGCTTGTAAACCCTCACAGCATTGCTTCTGTGGCCTGTTCTCGCTATGATGAGTTGCTCGTCTACCTTGGCGTTGAAAAGGGTTGTCGTTAATGTGACCTGACGAAAGAAATTACCATTACTTTACAAAACACACGTTTTATTGGCACACcaaaaacactttcagtttGCGGAGTTAGCTGAATGGTTTCATGTTTGTATACTACGAAAACGAAAAGACGATTAATGACCATCCCAGTTTTCAATAtgaaaaattttaaatgcataTTATGATCTACTTAACACTTCAGAACTGGATTTTGGGATGTTTCTTAACTTTTTTTGTCGAGTACAAGACAAATAAATAATCATGAAATCTAATGAATTATACCTTTCCCGAATGGCCAGTAAATCTTCCATGTAGGCCTGCCTCCTCGCACATGGTCTTGAACATTTTctgcaatgtgtgaatcccaacTTTCTGTTGTGAATAACGCAGTTTTCCGTCCTTAGCTGCCAGGGGTCGCCTGTTGAACGGACCGTCGGCCGGTATTGCTGCCAAGTAGGTCTTGAGCAGTCCCACAAAACATCGCTTCATATCCCTGAAACAAACACTTGATATATTCACTCCTGGCGATTAAAATCGtatgaaaatactgaaattCAAACTCCGGATGTGATTTATACAATTAATGTCGAAACGAAAATGTTTTCACctcttaaatattttaaatgactTTTGCACGCAAACTACCTTTTGTCGTCTTGCTTTTTGGCCTAAATGTGCCCATTTCTAGGGTTTATACGTCGGAACACTTTTGAAGGTTAGAAATAATAACTAAGAGACATATTTAAGACAGAACATCTGTTCCTGTCtcagtatacatgtatcttTCCGCAGTGCTTCACCCCGCCCTGATTTTTCGTTTCGTTTCCGTGACACGCCCAATGAATCGCACGTATTTTCCAACGGAATACCGGTTAAAATCAAATTGACTCGCTTCCAGATTGGCATGTTCATCGGCCGCTCATAATACAAAAACTTTGCAGTTGTGGAAGTAAACTGCATGTAGCAAACCACTAGAAGTCTCAGAAGAAAATGTGCCCTTGGCCCACATCTCTTCCTCTAAAGGCGTGATAGGCTCTGCTTTGCGTGAAGACAATCCAATACCCGTTTGGTTGATTAGTTTCATCACACCATCAAGACTGGCACGAAAGTTACAGAATTCGTGGTTATTCACATCCATGAAGTTTAGATCTGGTCTCTTGCACACGTCACGCAAGTAGCGCCATATACcaatacaatttttttttaaccCACAGTGCGGGATACACGGTTTCATCTTGTCGTTTAATTTCACAAATAAATCGACATTTCCAGAAGTCGAGGGCGTCTGCGGGAATTTCTGCAGAGAGAGGAGGTACAAATACATACTGCTCACTTCCAGCTGTCCCTGGTTGAGCTATTCGTGTGTTTCTTATTGTTGCCCATGAGTCGTATATGTTGACACACCATTTAGTATTCTGCTGTGTATATTGAGGAATCCGATTTTGATGCAAAGCTTCGATAAATTCACCGATCACTGGTTCACCAAAGCGTCGTTGCTCTTGACTACATCTAAGTTTAAAGTCTTCTCTATCCTCAAAGTCAATTTGAGACAACTCGTCTCCTTCCTTATCTAACTCCATGGCTCAATAAAAGTTATAACACGTGTTTTGCATTTATACCTGAATATTGCACGTGCAGGAACGCACACATCGTAGTACAACAGATTTCATTTACTAAAGCTGGAGGGGCCCAAATAAGGTTGTGGAAATTCACAACGTTTTAAGAATTAATAAagatatatattgttttcactCGGTTTTAATCAGATGTAAGTCACTTATTACCACAGCTTCGCCTCGGATGGGCCCCAGGGACGAAACCGTCCTGATGACTGCCGATACAACTCGGAAACCATGGTAATGTGATGAAGTAAACTGCCAATTCATCCCTGATGTCCCTTGCAGACTGGGTGCTTCTATTCGCACCCTGTTGACCAAAAGGTGCATGTCTGTTTGGCTTCAAATCTGAGTCAAGACATTCTGTATGTGTACTAATGTACTTTGCATCACATTGCGTGCGAAGGAAGTTCCACACTTTGAAAAACAATCAGTTAGCCTGTGTTGTTGTCAACAGCAAGACTTCTCTGAAAGACACCAAAATCTACTTGTCAGAATGCCAAAAGCATTTTCAGAGACCCTTCGTGCTCGTGATAGCCTGTAATAGAATACTTTCTTGTCATCACTCGTATCCCTGGAAGGGTAAGGCTTCATGAGATATTGTTTCAGTGGAAATGCATCATCGCCAACAATGACATAGGGAACTGACTCGTATCTTCCCTCCAAGGGGCATGGAACAGGAATCATGTAAAGTGTTTGATTCAATAGTATTGTGTAAGGTAGAATTTGCCAATATTCCTACATCATTAACTCGCCCATTTGAGCTAAGATCTACATACGTAAATTTGTAGTTTACATCTACTAGAGGGAGCAAAACAATGCTAAAATAGTTCTTGTAATTGAAGAAAGTGGATCCAGATTTTAGGAGCCCTGATAGATATGTG
This genomic interval from Haliotis asinina isolate JCU_RB_2024 unplaced genomic scaffold, JCU_Hal_asi_v2 scaffold_17, whole genome shotgun sequence contains the following:
- the LOC137269863 gene encoding uncharacterized protein, coding for MDVNNHEFCNFRASLDGVMKLINQTGIGLSSRKAEPITPLEEEMWAKGTFSSETSSGLLHAVYFHNCKVFTYLAAIPADGPFNRRPLAAKDGKLRYSQQKVGIHTLQKMFKTMCEEAGLHGRFTGHSGKVTLTTTLFNAKVDEQLIIARTGHRSNAVRVYKRGSEEINKEIPDQLQPTPPKKPEEKQADVPVDDADANHGNQKTD